Part of the Micropterus dolomieu isolate WLL.071019.BEF.003 ecotype Adirondacks linkage group LG22, ASM2129224v1, whole genome shotgun sequence genome is shown below.
CCTTCTGGatcaatcagctgattatttcctCCGTCAGTCGATTGGCTGGTTTGTAAAGATTCTCCGTCACAGGTCCTCAGAGCGAAACGTTCATCTAATTCACGATCAACCATTTTATTATTCTCCAACGGTCAGAGCAGTTTTCTGTAAATCGATCAATCGTCTCATCTCGTTCATCTTCATGTTTGAGCAGACAAACGTTTCCTCAGACGGCTGCTCGCCGTACTTTCCGTCAGACCGGAGGAAACGGAGCAGCTGGGGACAACTTCCAGCGGCAGATGAATCTACATGTGGGGCTGTAGTGAGTGTTTGGGGCAACAGGGCGGTGAATGTGGGTCAGAATAAAGGACAGAGTGATGAAGGATCGTGTGACCCGGGGCGGCAGCGAGGCTCCCCGGTGGCGTGACTTCCTGTTGTTCTGCTCTCCGCAGGATCAGTCGCCTGTTCAACGGCACCGAGCCCATCGTGCTGGACAGTCTGAAGCAGCACTACTTCATCGACAGAGACGGAGACATCTTCCGCTATATCCTCAGCTTCCTGCGCACCTGCAAGCTGCTGCTGCCGGAAGACTTCAAGGTGAGCGAGCTGGAAACACGACACTAACGATCCACCTGGGAACGCAGGATCCGTCCGGCGACCTCATCATCACTCTGAAGCTACAGTGTGCAGCTAACTGAAGTGTGACCGCGTTAACGGCTGCAGTCTTAAAGAACGTGCAGAGCTGCTGGCGGAGCAGAGGAAGTAGAACACCTGAGGCATGCTGGGAAACGTGTTCGTTCACATGCGGGTGTAGTTTGTTAGCGGAcgataaaaaataaagacataaacaacaacaagttTTCAAGTCCAAATTatatcatcattttaaataaacacatacaaaataGAATTCACCATTTGGCCAAAACGTCCAAAAGTGGCGCCGCTTATTGAGCTTTGTCACTGGCATCAGTTTGTTTACAGTCAATCAGTCACAGTTATCACCAACAGGACCTGAAGGCAACATGAGTCTTCTGTCTTCTTTGTTGGGGTGTCACTCATGATTCCACGCCCCTCTCAGTTGAAGCCACGCCCCCTCCGCAAAATCAGGGCCAaaagtctgaaactgaaaaaaaaaaaaaacttatctaaaaaaaatttgattaaaaagtGGAACTTAAAACAATTAGTCCTCAATTATCAAAATTTATAAAAGTGAAAGattaaaatttataatttattcaaaataattccataatttaatcaacattttatttaaactgaaaacaaaacacttaaacacttatttttattttgattacatggttttatttttcaagtttAAGACCAAAACTTAAATGTTCAATTACAAGTTGTAATTTTtctcttacagtttttttttcttctttcaaattAGCAAAACATTTGGCCCTGATTTAGCTCCATAAGTGGACAGATGGATTTTCAGCCACAGAACAAAATATACaagaaatatataattaaaatctGGCTACAAGGATCTCTAACATTCTGTGtagttgaaaaatatttttttccaaatccAGTTTTCTGAGAATAAAAGGATTTTACAGTTATTGCTGATCTTGCATCTGCACGTCCCTCCCATACTTTTGAACTTTATGATGCAGTGTGTCAAAATGACAGAGCTGTAAAACCTGAACCCGGTCTTGTGCTCAGTCCTGGCTCTGGGACTACACAAATCAGTACTTAGTTTGTCTGTTaagatatttattgtgttgaagaaaacagatttaacttaattttccTGCTGCACAATagttgaaaacagatttaatcTCAGGTTTGTtctgagcagagagaaaagtttaaaccacattAACTTTCAGTGAGGAGCAGAAACtgaatgatttgacatttatcctgataattctTGATATCTAATGATGTGAAAGGTTTTATCATGACAACATGTGCTAACTGACCTTTCATCAAGTAAACCAGAACCACAGTGATAAAACAGCTGGGAGTCGTTCAGGAACGTTTCTCAGTTAAACAGGGACCAGGATAAAAACCGCAGGGACAGAAGTCGTCGACCTTCGTGACGTTCTCCTCGTTAAGttcaacaaacagcattctNNNNNNNNNNNNNNNNNNNNNNNNNNNNNNNNNNNNNNNNNNNNNNNNNNNNNNNNNNNNNNNNNNNNNNNNNNNNNNNNNNNNNNNNNNNNNNNNNNNNGACAGAGTGATGAAGGATCGTGTGACCCGGGGCGGCAGCGAGGCTCCCCGGTGGCGTGACTTCCTGTTGTTCTGCTCTCCGCAGGATCAGTCGCCTGTTCAACGGCACCGAGCCCATCGTGCTGGACAGTCTGAAGCAGCACTACTTCATCGACAGAGACGGAGACATCTTCCGCTATATCCTCAGCTTCCTGCGCACCTGCAAGCTGCTGCTGCCGGAAGACTTCAAGGTGAGCGAGCTGGAAACACGACACTAACGATCCACCTGGGAACGCAGGATCCGTCCGGCGACCTCATCATCACTCTGAAGCTACAGTGTGCAGCTAACTGAAGTGTGACCGCGTTAACGGCTGCAGTCTTAAAGAACGTGCAGAGCTGCTGGCGGAGCAGAGGAAGTAGAACACCTGAGGCATGCTGGGAAACGTGTTCGTTCACATGCGGGTGTAGTTTGTTAGCGGAcgataaaaaataaagacataaacaacaacaagttTTCAAGTCCAAATTatatcatcattttaaataaacacatacaaaataGAATTCACCATTTGGCCAAAACGTCCAAAAGTGGCGCCGCTTATTGAGCTTTGTCACTGGCATCAGTTTGTTTACAGTCAATCAGTCACAGTTATCACCAACAGGACCTGAAGGCAACATGAGTCTTCTGTCTTCTTTGTTGGGGTGTCACTCATGATTCCACGCCCCTCTCAGTTGAAGCCACGCCCCCTCCGCAAAATCAGGGCCAaaagtctgaaactgaaaaaaaaaaaaacttatctaaaaaaaatttgattaaaaagtGGAACTTAAAACAATTAGTCAAGattaaaatttataatttattcaaaataattccataatttaatcaacattttatttaaactgaaaacaaaacacttaaacacttatttttattttgattacatggttttatttttcaagtttAAGACCAAAACTTAAATGTTCAATTACAAGTTGTAATTTTtctcttacagtttttttttcttctttcaaattAGCAAAACATTTGGCCCTGATTTAGCTCCATAAGTGGACAGATGGATTTTCAGCCACAGAACAAAATATACaagaaatatataattaaaatctGGCTACAAGGATCTCTAACATTCTGTGTAGttgaaaaatattgttttccaAATGCAGTTTTCTGAGAATAAAAGGATTTTACAGTTATCGCTGATCTTGCATCTGCACGTCCCTCCCATACTTTTGAACTTTATGATGCAGTGTGTCAAAATGACAGAGCTGTAAAACCTGAACCCGGTCTTGTGCTCAGTCCTGGCTCTGGGACTACACAAATCAGTACTTAGTTTGTCTGTTaagatatttattgtgttgaagaaaacagatttaacttaattttccTGCTGCACAATagttgaaaacagatttaatcTCAGGTTTGTtctgagcagagagaaaagtttaaaccacattAACTTTCAGTGAGGAGCAGAAACtgaatgatttgacatttatcctgataattctTGATATCTAATGATGTGAAAGGTTTTATCATGACAACATGTGCTAACTGACCTTTCATCAAGTAAACCAGAACCACAGTGATAAAACAGCTGGGAGTCGTTCAGGAACGTTTCTCAGTTAAACAGGGACCAGGATAAAAACCGCAGGGACAGAAGTCGTCGACCTTCGTGACGTTCTCCTCGTTAAGttcaacaaacagcattctttctgtctgtctgtgattcTGACGCTTTAATCAGCGCCGGCGGCTGCAGAGTCGCTTACAGTGTGTTTTCCTAAATCACTGTGAGTGTGTTGCATCTCCCTGCCTGTAGTTAGCGAGCGCTGCCTGTTATTCTGCTCAGGATGACTAAAACGCCCCGCAGACACAACCCCTCTTTGTAAAACACATCTACCCCTCAGccggagagggggggggggggagcgtGCCGCCCCGGGCCAGCAGCGGCGAGGAGTAAAAACTGTGTTTCACCGGCGGAGGAAGAAGCACTCAGATCAGCAGAAGCAGAAATAACAGAGCCTTTCCTTCCTTCATcacttcctctctccttctttccttccttcatcacttcctctctccttctttccttccttcccctccctctctccttccccctcccctccctctctccttccccctctcctccctctctccttccccttctcctccctctctccttccccctccccctttgccctctcccctctctccttccccctctctccttcccctccctctctccttccccctccccctttgccctctcccctctctccttNNNNNNNNNNNNNNNNNNNNNNNNNNNNNNNNNNNNNNNNNNNNNNNNNNNNNNNNNNNNNNNNNNNNNNNNNNNNNNNNNNNNNNNNNNNNNNNNNNNNCCCcattccctctctccttccccattccttctctccttccctcttcccttcctccctctctccttccctcttcccttcctccctctctcctttcctcttcccttcctccctctctccttccccattccctctctccttccccattccctctctccttccccattccctctctccttccccattccttctctccttccctcttcccttcctccctctctccttccctcttcccttcctccctctctcctttcctcttcccttcctccctctctcctttcctcttcccttcctccctctccccttccctcttcccttcctccctctccccttccccattccctctctccttccccattccttctctccttccctcttcccttcctccctctctccttccccattccctctctccttccctcctctccttccctcttcccttcctccctctctccttccctcttcccttcctccctctctccttccctcttccttccttccttccctcctctttccttccttcccaATGATCTGAAAGCACAAAAACCGAGCTCCGAGATTCTTTTGTACGTTTCACTTTTCAGAATCAGTTTCAGCAGCTGTCGTTTCCTGCAGCGTTCTGGCAGCTAAACTACACTGCAGGTCAGCCGccatgtttgtagttcttcTGTAAATCTAAGTAGCTCGAGTCCTTAAATGGTCCAAAAGTTAAAAGatctaaaattaacaattaaatgaaggagTTTGGCTCATTATAGATTAGGATAGATCGATAGATCAATCGCTGACCTGAACTTGGTCTTTCCCGTCTCTGGTTTCTGGAACGTCACTACATCTGTCCCATCTGTCCCGTCTGTCCTGTCTGTCCCCGTCAGGACTTCCCCCAGCTGTACGAGGAGGCTCGGTTCTACCAGCTGACCCCGATGGTGCGGGAGCTGGATCGCTGGCAGGCGGAGCGAGAGGCTCAGCGGGCGGCGCCCTGCGAGTGTCTGGTGGTTCGCGTCACGCCCGACCTGGGCGAGAGGATCGCACTGAGCGGAGAGAAGGTTCTGATCGAGGAGGTCTTCCCCGAGACTGGAGACGTCATGTGTAACTCTCTCAACGCCGGCTGGAACCAGGACCCCACCCACGTCATCCGCTTCCCCCTCAACGGGTACTGCAGACTCAACTCTGTCCAGGTGAGCTCACACCTGCTCAGGTCAGGGCTCCTTCTGCGTACAGGCGAAGCCAGAACAGCCAAGAACAGAACCAGAATCTTTCTTTCTTGATCCGGATCAAATGAAGTGAACTGCAGGCGTGAAAGAGAAACCAGCTGGACTCCTTTAGACTACTTTAGACCAGAGTCCAGCTGGTCTCCTTTAGACCAGAGTCCAGCTGGTCTCCTTTAGGCTACTTTAGACCAGAGTCCAGCTGGTCTCCTTTAGACCACTTTAGACCAGAGTCCAGCTGGTCTCCTTTAGACCACTTTAGACCAGAGTCTAGCTGGACTCCTTTAGGCTACTTTAGACCAGAGTCCAGCTGGTCTCCTTTAGACCACTTTAGACCAGAGTCTAGCTGGACTCCTTTAGGCTACTTTAGACCAGAGTCCAGCTGGTNNNNNNNNNNNNNNNNNNNNTCCGGATCAAATGAAGTGAACTGCAGGCGTGAAAGAGAAACCAGCTGGACTCCTTTAGACTACTTTAGACCAGAGTCCAGCTGGTCTCCTTTAGACCACTTTAGACCAGAGTCTAGCTGGACTCCTTTAGACTACTTTAGACCAGAGTCCAGCTGGTCTCCTTTAGACCAGAGTCCAGCTGGTCTCCTTTAGACCACTTTAGACCAGAGTCTAGCTGGACTCCTTTAGGCTACTTTAGACCAGAGTCCAGCTGATCTCCTTTAGGCTACTTTAGACCAGAGTCCAGCTGGTCTCCTTTAGACCAGAGTCCAGCTGGTCTCCTTTAGACCACTTTAGACCAGAGTCCAGCTGGTCTCCTTTAGACCACTTTAGACCAGAGTCCAGCTGGTCTCCTTTAGACCACTTTAGACCAGAGTCTAGCTGGACTCCTTTAGGCTACTTTAGACCAGAGTCCAGCTGGTCTCCTTTAGACCACTTTAGACCAGAGTCCAGCTGGACTCCTTTAGACCAGAGTCCAGCTGGTCTCCTTTAGACCACTTTAGACCAGAGTCCAGCTGGTCTCCTTTAGACCCTTTAGAGTCCAGCTACCTTTGACTCGTAGATGTACCAGGACCGGCTGACTGAGTCTCAGTTCAGGTCACATGAACAGATTCTTCCCACCTCATCAACACGGCCCGGGACCCCGGGGCCCCCACTGACTCTCGCGGCCCCCCTTAATGTTTCACATCAGACCTGTTTATTTTACTGCACCTGTAGATGCTGTCAGTTCTTTAGTTGTTGCACCAGAACAGAATCTGGTCTGTGTAATAAAGTCTGTTACCTGAAACCCTGTCCGTCCGTCCGCCTGCAGGTCCTGGAGCGTCTGTTTCAGAAGGG
Proteins encoded:
- the LOC123961926 gene encoding BTB/POZ domain-containing protein kctd15-like — translated: MSSVSVSSQEGRSMSRMSLSRSPVSPMTAQGIPSAAQLTKSNAPVHIDVGGHMYTSSLATLTKYPESRISRLFNGTEPIVLDSLKQHYFIDRDGDIFRYILSFLRTCKLLLPEDFKDFPQLYEEARFYQLTPMVRELDRWQAEREAQRAAPCECLVVRVTPDLGERIALSGEKVLIEEVFPETGDVMCNSLNAGWNQDPTHVIRFPLNGYCRLNSVQVLERLFQKGFSIKASCGGGVDSSQFSEYVLCRDLRHSQSITSTPIRIKQEPLD